TGTCCACCGCCCGACGTGCAGCGATGTCCATCGCCGGGCGACTGGGGGTCAAGGGGTCGCAGGTTCAAATCCTGTCGTCCCGACTGGAGTTCGCTCCAAAGTCGCAGATCAGGGCCTTGTTTCACGAAAGTGGAGCAGGGCCTTTGATCGTTTTCCGGGCCTGCCCCTCACGACTTCTCACATCGGTAATGATCTTGGTCAGCCGAGCAGTTCGTTCAGCTTCTGAGCCTCCCCCGAGACGTGGACACCGGGGTTTCACGCGGCGAGGGTGATCCCATGGGACGCCGCTGTCTGCTGTTCGTGCTGGATCGGGCTGAGGCAGTCGAGCGTGGAGTGGCGTCGGCGGAGGTTGGAGAAGGAGATCCAGCGGAACACCTCCAGCCTCGCCTGGTGCTGGCTGGCCCATCTTGGTCCGTGCATCAACTCCCGCTTCAGGGAAGCGAAGAAGCTCTCGGCGGCGGCGTTGTCGTAGCTGGAGCCGACCTTCCCCGTGCTCCGTCGGATGCCGTGGCGCCGGCAGAGTCCCGCGAACTCGGCCGAGCCGTATTGCGACCCCCCTGTCCGAGCGAAAGATCACGCCTTCGACTCGGCCGCCGCGGGCGGTCACCGCGGCCTCCAGCGCGTCGGCGACCAACTCGGTGCGCATGTGGCCGGCCAGCGGCCAGCCCACCAGGCGGCGCGAGTGCAGGTCGATGACGGTCGCGAGATGCATCCACGAGCCGCCGACCGGCAGATACGTGTTGTCTCCGGCCTGCCGGACATCGGGCCCGTCCGCGGTGAAGTTCCGACCGATCGGGTCCGGCACCGGGGGCTCCTGTCCCGGAGCGTCGTTCGGCAGCGTTTGCGCAGGTGGCGGCCCACGATGCCCTGCTCTCGCATCAGGCGGGCTGTCCGCTTGCGGTTGACCGCGCGGCCCTGGGCCCGCAGTTCGGCATGGATTCTCGGCACCCCGCAAGTGCCTCGGGTCTCGCGGTGGACTTCGCGGATCTCGTCGACGAGTGCTGTCTCGGCCGCTGCCCGATCGGCACGGGCCCGTGCCCCGGCCTGCCGTGCGCAGTACCCGGAACGGGCGACGCCCAGGATCTCGCACAGCCGCTGGACGCCGAACTCGGCGGCATGGGCGGAGACGAAGTCCCAGCGGCGGACCCTCACTTCATCTCCCGTGCGAAATAGGCCGCTGCCCGGCGCGGGATCTCCTTTTTCATCTGCCACTCACGCTCCGCCTTGCGCAACCGGGCGAGTTCGGCCCGCTCGTCAGCGCTCAGCGCTCAGCGCTCAGCGCCTGCGCGGTCGACGCCGGCTCGGCGTCGGCGGCTCTCACCCGGTTCCGCAAAGTCTCGTGGTTGACCCCGATCTTCTTCGCGACCGACGCGAACGTGCGCCGACCATCCAGGGCCCGGTACAGGGCGACGGCATCACGACGGAACTCGTCCGAGTACTTCGACGGACGTCCCACCTGGACTTCCCTTCCTGGATCGACAAGATCCAAGTGTCAGGGTGTCCACATTACGTAGCAAAGCTCGGTGTCGGCGCAGGCGGTGGCCAGGTGGCGGCCGTCGCCGGCCCGGCTGTAGGGGGTTACCCAGTCCAGGCCCCACCAGCCGTTGCCGCCGGAGAGCGGGCGGTGCGCAGGGGCGGGGCGGGGGCGGGGAAGTCTCCTGGGTCGGCTGGTGGGTCTGGGAGTGCCCGGTGGCAGGAGAGGGCCGGCGTTTCGTCCTCCGGGCGCGTGTCACGGGTGGTCCCGGCTGCCGGTGGCCTAACGTGCCGTCATGCGCACCATTCAGACGGTTGACCTCGTCGATGCCCGCCGGATCATCGATGCGGGCATCGCCGAGGCGGACCGGATCCAGTCGCCCAGCAACATCGCCGTCGTGGACGCCGGCGGCAGCCTTGTCGCCCACGTGCGGATGGACGGCGCGCAGCTCGGGAGCGTCGAGCACTCCATCGACAAGGCGCACACCAGTGTCCTGTTCCGCTCGCCGACGGGTGATCTGGCGCGGGACTCCGAGCCGGGCGGGCAGTTCTGGGGCATGGCGCTGTCGGGGCTGGGCCGGGTCCTGGTCTTCGCGGGAGGGGTGCCGCTCGTGAGCGGCGGCGAGGTGGTGGGCGCGGTGGGCGTCAGCGGTGGTTCGCGCGAGCAGGACGGCGCGGTGGCCGAGGTTGCGGCCGCGGCCTTGTGACGGGGTGGCGTGGGGCGGGCGGGCCGGGGAAGCAGCACCAGGGGGGCCGAGGACATGCGTGGTCCGGAACGACCGGACCCCAGCACGGGAGAGGCGCGACGACATGGCGGGACCGATTCTCATCACCGGTGCGGGCAGCGGCTTCGGCAAGGAGGTCGCGCTGAGGCTCGCCGCGGCCGGGCACGAGGTGATCGCGGGCGTGGAGATCATCGCCCAAGTCACCGCGGTGCGGGCCGCGGCGCGGGAGCGGGGTGTGGAGCTGCGGGTGGAGAAGGTGGACGTCACCGATCCGGGCGACCGGGAGCGGGCCTGGACGTGGAACGCCGAGGTCCTGCTCAACAACGCCGGCGTCTCCGAGGGCGGGGCGAGCGCCGACATCCCCGAGGAGCGGTTGCGCCGCCAGTTCGAGGTGAACGTGTTCGGCCCGATCCTGCTCACCCAGGGGGTCGCGCGCGCGATGGCGGCCCGCCGCAGCGGGCGGATCGTCTTCATGTCCTCGGTCGCCGGGCTGACGGTCGATCCGTTCACCGGTGCCTACGCCGCCTCGAAGCACGCGGTCGAGGCGTTCGCGGACGCGCTCGACCAGGAACTCGCCGAGTTCGGCGTCACGGTGGCGACGATCAACCCCGGCCCGTTCCTCACCGGCTTCAACGACACCATGTTCGAGACGTGGAAGGAGTGGCGGGACGATCCCGCCGGGCGCCTGTACGACTACGCCCGGCTCGCCTTCCCGCACGAGCAGTACGACCCCGAGCCGGTCTTCGAGCGCACCGTGCGCGTCCTGCTCGGCGAGGAGCGCCGCTACCGCAACCTGCTGCCCGCCGAGACGGAGCCGCAGACCCGCGAGCAGGTCGACGCCCTGTGGGAGCGGCAGGTCAACGACGGCCGCCGCCCCGACCTGGTCCAGAAGGCGTACGACATCAGCCCCGCCACACCGGCCGGTTCCTGACCCGCCGTCACCTCCGTCACCACCGGCACCTGGTGCGGGGGAGGGGCGGGCCGACCGCCCGCCGGGGCGGTCTTGACGCGTTCATTCACGGCCCTCATCCTGCAAACCGGGCCCCTGGAGGCCCCGGGGGTCCGGCCGCCCCTCCCCGACGGGCCGGTCGAGGAGCCGGATCGCCATGACCTCTTCCCCGCGGCCGCAGCCGTACCGCCACCGGTCGCACGGGCGCAGGGGCTGGGCGGGTCTGCTGGGCGCGGCGTCGCTCCTGGGCTCGCTCCTGGGCGCGACGCAGCCGGGCACCGCGCACGCCCAGGGCAACGGCGCGGCCGCGACCCCCCAGGCGGGGTGGAGCAGTTGGAGCTTCCTGCGGGGCAATCCGACGGAGGCGAACATCGAGGCCCAGGCGGCCGCGATGGCTTCCACCGGACTGGTCGCCCACGGGTACACCTACGTCAACATCGACGACTTCTACTACCTCGACCCCAGGACGACCGTCGACGCCTACGGGCGCTGGGTGGTCGACGCCGCGCGGTTCCCGCACGGCATGAAGGCCGTCGCGGACTACGTGCACGGCAAGGGCGAGAAGTTCGGCATGTACCTCACGCCCGGCATCCCGGTGGCGGCGTACAACCAGAACACCCCCATCGAGGGAACGCCCTACCACGCCCGGGACATCGTCTCCGACACCGCGCACTACGAGAAGAACTACAACTTCGGCGACGGCGCGATGTACTTCATCGACTACGCCAAGAACCCCGCCGCCGCGCAGGCGTTCCTCGACTCCTGGGCCCGCCTGCTGGCGTCCTACGACGTGGACTACCTGAAGATGGACGGCGTCGGCCCGAACGACACCGCCGACGTCGAGCACTGGTCCCGGGCGCTGGCCGGGTCCGGGCGCACCGTCCACTTCCAACTGTCCAACTCGCTCGACGTCAACAGCGGTCCGGCCTGGAAGCAGTACTCCAACGGGTGGCGCGTCGAGGACGACATCGAGTGCTACTGCTCCACCCTGACCACCTGGAACAACGTCGCCCTGCGCTTCGACGACCTGCCCGCCTGGGTCCGGTACGACAGCCCCGGCGGCTGGGGCGACCCGGACTCCGTCGAGGTGGGCAACGGCTCCGCCAACGGGCTGACCGTCGACGAACGCCGCACCCAACTGACCCTGTGGTCCATCTCGGCGGCGCCCCTGCTGCTGGGCACCGACCTGACCCGGATGGACCCCACCGACCTGGCCCTGCTCACCAACGACGAGGTCCTGGCCGTCGACCGCGCCGGCCGCCCCGCCCACCCGGTGCGGCAGGGCGCGGCCCAGCAGACCTGGTGGGCCTACAACGAGGACGGCACCTACACCGTCGGGCTCTTCAACCTCGCCGGTTCCTCCGCCCGGGTCGCCGCCGACTGGTCCGACCTCGGCTTCACCGGCGCCGCCGCCGTCCGCGACCTGTGGAGCCGCACCGACCTCGGCACCTCCACCGGCTCGTTCACGGCCGCCGTGCCCGGCCACGGTGCGCGGCTGCTGCGCGTCACCCCGGCCGCCGGACACGGCACGATCGGCGCGCCCATGGTCAGCCGGTTGTCCGGGCGGTGCGTCGACTCGCCGCAGGGCACCACCTACAACACCGTGCAGCTGACGGTCTGGGACTGCAACGGCGCCCCCAACCAGAACGTCACCTACGACCCGTCCTCCAAGGCCCTGGTCCTGGAAGGCAAGTGCTTCGACGCCTACGACAACCGGACGGCGGCCGGCACCGTCGTCGAGATCTACGACTGCAACGGCGGCGCCAACCAGCAGTGGAACCGGAACGCCGACGGCACCTTCACCGGAGTGCAGTCCGGCCGCTGCCTCGACGTGACCGGCGCCACCAACCCCAACGGCACCGGCCTGGAGCTGTGGGACTGCAACGGCGGCGCCAACCAGCGCTGGACCCTCGGCTGAACCCGCGCCGGGGCCGACCGCAAGCGAGCCACCGGGCCCACCGCACCGCCCGGCCCCACCCGCGGGCCGGGCGCTGCCAGTGGTACCGGGTCCACACCCCCACTCGGAAACGGAGAACGGCCATGTCCCTCGTCAAGGCGGCCCCGCGCGGGGGAGACGGCACCCGCCTCCTGGCATCGGTACTGACGGTCCTGTGCCTGTGCGCCGCACTCCTCGCGGCGGCACCCCGGGCGCACGCCGCGCCGGTGGCCGTCCTCAGCGGCACCCGGTTCACGACCCCGGACGGCCAGCCGGTGCACGCGCACGGCGGCGGCGTCATCAAGGTCGACGACTTCTACTACTGGTTCGGCGAGAACCGGCAGGAGGGGGGCAGCAACGCCTTCCGGTACGTGTCGGTCTACCGTTCCGCAGACCTGCGCACCTGGGAGTTCCGCCGCAACGTCCTCACCCAGTCCTCCTCGCCGGAGCTCCAGTCGGCGAACATC
The window above is part of the Kitasatospora sp. NA04385 genome. Proteins encoded here:
- a CDS encoding glycoside hydrolase family 27 protein produces the protein MTSSPRPQPYRHRSHGRRGWAGLLGAASLLGSLLGATQPGTAHAQGNGAAATPQAGWSSWSFLRGNPTEANIEAQAAAMASTGLVAHGYTYVNIDDFYYLDPRTTVDAYGRWVVDAARFPHGMKAVADYVHGKGEKFGMYLTPGIPVAAYNQNTPIEGTPYHARDIVSDTAHYEKNYNFGDGAMYFIDYAKNPAAAQAFLDSWARLLASYDVDYLKMDGVGPNDTADVEHWSRALAGSGRTVHFQLSNSLDVNSGPAWKQYSNGWRVEDDIECYCSTLTTWNNVALRFDDLPAWVRYDSPGGWGDPDSVEVGNGSANGLTVDERRTQLTLWSISAAPLLLGTDLTRMDPTDLALLTNDEVLAVDRAGRPAHPVRQGAAQQTWWAYNEDGTYTVGLFNLAGSSARVAADWSDLGFTGAAAVRDLWSRTDLGTSTGSFTAAVPGHGARLLRVTPAAGHGTIGAPMVSRLSGRCVDSPQGTTYNTVQLTVWDCNGAPNQNVTYDPSSKALVLEGKCFDAYDNRTAAGTVVEIYDCNGGANQQWNRNADGTFTGVQSGRCLDVTGATNPNGTGLELWDCNGGANQRWTLG
- a CDS encoding heme-binding protein, translated to MRTIQTVDLVDARRIIDAGIAEADRIQSPSNIAVVDAGGSLVAHVRMDGAQLGSVEHSIDKAHTSVLFRSPTGDLARDSEPGGQFWGMALSGLGRVLVFAGGVPLVSGGEVVGAVGVSGGSREQDGAVAEVAAAAL
- a CDS encoding SDR family oxidoreductase, with the translated sequence MAGPILITGAGSGFGKEVALRLAAAGHEVIAGVEIIAQVTAVRAAARERGVELRVEKVDVTDPGDRERAWTWNAEVLLNNAGVSEGGASADIPEERLRRQFEVNVFGPILLTQGVARAMAARRSGRIVFMSSVAGLTVDPFTGAYAASKHAVEAFADALDQELAEFGVTVATINPGPFLTGFNDTMFETWKEWRDDPAGRLYDYARLAFPHEQYDPEPVFERTVRVLLGEERRYRNLLPAETEPQTREQVDALWERQVNDGRRPDLVQKAYDISPATPAGS